AATATGCCGAATTTGTGTTTTAACTGTCCTGGCTCATAAACGTCGAGCCGATTGCCTAACTTCAGCATTCACAAAACCCTCAAAATAATTAAAAACATAATATATAAACGGGCTTAAGACTCCCATTGCGATCGCCTGGGGGAGGAATATTTGCGGGAGAGTGTAGATAATATCGACGTCCAGTATTAACCAGGAGAAGAGGACTTGGAGCGCGCCCTGCAGAAAAAGGCAGATGCCGGTGAAAACTGATGACGCCAAGCTGTTTTTCCGGTCAATTTGGGCACCGGCAATCTTTGCTAGGTAAAAGAAAAGGACGTATAAAAACATATGAAGGCCCCAAATGGGACTGACGATGCAATCAAGAAAAAAACCAAGCATGAAGGAAAGAACAACGCCCCGCAAGGGATTGAACCAAAAACCGGCATAGATTACGAAAACAAAGGCTAAATCAATGCTTGCCGGGCCTATGGAAAAAAACTCCATGAAGGTTACTTGCAGCATTGTCAGAAGGAAAATGAATATTGGCTGTAGCAGGAAGGCAATCATGGGTCGGGTTCCTTCCCGGGAAGCAAAACCAGCACCTCTTCCAGCCTGGAGAAATCTACCGACGGCGACACGTCAATTTTCTGAAACAGCTCACTTTTTTGCGGTTCTATTTTAGAGACGATCCCAATAATCAGCCCTTTGGGGAAGACCCCTGCCATACCGGAAGAGAGTAGTAAATCGCCTGGCAGCACATCGGCTGTGGGGGGGATATACTTCAGCTTGTATCCGGATTTTCCTGTTCCCTGAAGGATTCCCTGGGTGCGGCTTCGCTGAATGATCGCATCGATATTGCTGGTTCCGTCGATCATAAGCAGGACGCGCGAGGAGTGCCAGGATGTCTCCATCACCCGCCCCGTTACCCCCTGCGCGGACAGGACGGGGTGTCCCGCACTCAGACCGTCGGCTGTTCCCTTGTCAATCAGGATCGTTTTGGATAGCGAATTTTGATTGTTGTCAACCACCCTTGCCGTTACTGTTTTGTAAGGCAGGCCGCGCTGGAGGTCGAGCAGCTTGCGAAGTCGGAGGCCTTCATAATATCCCTCGCGGTAATTGTTGAGCTGCTCGGCAAGGGCGGCTTTTTCAGCCCGCAGCCGTCTGTTTTCTTCCTCTAATCCTACAAGAAAAAGATACCTTTTCCAAAAATCGCTTAAACCCTTGGAAGAAAGATTGAAAAGGTTCGCAAACGGGGTCGCTATTTCCATGACGGTCTTGCGCAGGAACCCGGGTTCAGTCAGGCTGGACGCGCCGTAGGAAATTATAGCCAGCGATATTATTAAAAAAGCGGCGGCTGTGATATGGGAACGATATTTCTTCGGGATAAGCATTTCTCAATTTACTGCTTTTTAATGAAGACTGCGCAAAAGCGCTGATATGACTTAGCTGCCGACGGCCAAGCTTAAAATCCTATGTTTGAAAGGTGACCTCTTTGAGGATATCAATGTGATCGAGGGCCATACCGGCGCCCCGGGCGACGGTGGTGAGCGGGTCGTCGGCGATGATGGTCGGAAGCCCCGTTTCC
This DNA window, taken from Syntrophobacterales bacterium, encodes the following:
- the mreD gene encoding rod shape-determining protein MreD yields the protein MIAFLLQPIFIFLLTMLQVTFMEFFSIGPASIDLAFVFVIYAGFWFNPLRGVVLSFMLGFFLDCIVSPIWGLHMFLYVLFFYLAKIAGAQIDRKNSLASSVFTGICLFLQGALQVLFSWLILDVDIIYTLPQIFLPQAIAMGVLSPFIYYVFNYFEGFVNAEVRQSARRL
- the mreC gene encoding rod shape-determining protein MreC — its product is MLIPKKYRSHITAAAFLIISLAIISYGASSLTEPGFLRKTVMEIATPFANLFNLSSKGLSDFWKRYLFLVGLEEENRRLRAEKAALAEQLNNYREGYYEGLRLRKLLDLQRGLPYKTVTARVVDNNQNSLSKTILIDKGTADGLSAGHPVLSAQGVTGRVMETSWHSSRVLLMIDGTSNIDAIIQRSRTQGILQGTGKSGYKLKYIPPTADVLPGDLLLSSGMAGVFPKGLIIGIVSKIEPQKSELFQKIDVSPSVDFSRLEEVLVLLPGKEPDP